The Paucidesulfovibrio gracilis DSM 16080 genome contains a region encoding:
- a CDS encoding 50S ribosomal protein L11 methyltransferase, translating to MLYQVQFTVPSREEIDTTEDVAAFLSERTGAGWEEEETPEGVRCRVFFETPAKADAVAAQARQRWPESEPTVEERVPENWAMGWMDFFVPVACGERFEVLPPWLKDKASPDMTPIIIEPKMAFGTGHHATTSLCLAALSDLFGSDAPQPGNFLDLGTGSGILSIGLAMLGRNGKGLDIDPDAVACARENVETNGMAEHIELATGSLELLEDDEQFEVVVANILSGPLIEMAPRLRRTVAPGGSLILSGILEEQGQAVVDAYMACGLGEPERRVQGEWVALIWTEA from the coding sequence ATGCTCTACCAAGTACAATTTACGGTTCCCTCCCGCGAAGAGATTGATACCACCGAAGATGTGGCTGCTTTTCTGTCCGAACGGACCGGAGCAGGCTGGGAGGAGGAGGAGACCCCCGAAGGGGTCCGCTGTCGGGTATTTTTTGAAACGCCTGCCAAGGCCGATGCTGTAGCCGCACAAGCCCGGCAACGCTGGCCGGAATCCGAACCTACAGTAGAAGAACGCGTTCCAGAAAACTGGGCCATGGGGTGGATGGATTTTTTTGTTCCCGTTGCCTGCGGTGAACGCTTTGAAGTGTTGCCCCCCTGGCTTAAGGACAAGGCCTCGCCCGACATGACGCCCATCATCATTGAACCCAAAATGGCGTTCGGCACCGGGCATCATGCGACCACGTCCTTGTGCCTGGCTGCATTGTCGGATCTCTTTGGGTCCGATGCCCCCCAGCCCGGCAATTTTTTGGATTTGGGTACAGGGTCCGGCATTCTCTCCATTGGCCTGGCCATGCTGGGACGGAACGGGAAAGGACTGGACATAGATCCCGACGCGGTCGCCTGCGCCAGAGAAAACGTGGAAACCAACGGTATGGCCGAACATATCGAACTGGCCACCGGGAGTCTGGAGTTGTTGGAGGATGACGAACAATTCGAAGTTGTTGTCGCCAACATCCTTTCCGGCCCACTCATTGAGATGGCTCCACGGTTGCGCCGTACCGTGGCCCCCGGCGGAAGCCTAATTCTTTCCGGAATTCTGGAAGAACAGGGGCAGGCCGTTGTGGACGCTTATATGGCCTGCGGTCTCGGTGAACCGGAACGTCGGGTTCAGGGGGAATGGGTGGCTCTGATCTGGACGGAGGCTTAA
- a CDS encoding aspartate aminotransferase family protein codes for MSSTYQEWVQREQNSIMHTYGRYPLAVAKSAGCRLYDPEGREYIDLLAGIAVNGLGHCNARLQEAMLKQAATLGHISNLFYQEPQILLAEALLETCHADKVFFCNSGAEANEGAIKLARRYMHHIRHADAHEIITLEGSFHGRTLATLTATGQEGKIKDGFGPLPEGFRTIPFNDAQALRDAISPATAAVMVEVVQGEGGVRPLAPEFLETLKTLREHQNFLLIVDEVQTGLCRTGRFWAHQKFNLRPDIFTTAKALANGLPMGAVLASDEVARGFEPGSHATTFGGGPVVAAVANEVVKIMREERLDERAREVGELAVHHLSDVADRHPDSIVSIRGQGLMIGVELAFPGQEVWKALLDRGFILNLTQGNVLRLLPPLIIEEQDLALFASALDDVLNAL; via the coding sequence ATGTCGTCGACCTATCAGGAATGGGTGCAACGGGAACAAAACAGCATCATGCACACCTATGGCCGGTATCCCTTGGCCGTTGCCAAAAGCGCGGGATGCCGACTCTACGACCCCGAGGGGCGTGAATATATCGACCTGCTCGCTGGCATCGCTGTAAATGGACTGGGCCACTGCAATGCCCGTCTGCAGGAAGCCATGCTGAAACAGGCCGCCACACTGGGGCATATTTCGAACCTTTTTTATCAAGAGCCACAAATCCTGCTGGCTGAAGCACTGCTGGAAACCTGTCATGCGGACAAGGTCTTTTTTTGCAATTCCGGTGCAGAAGCCAATGAAGGCGCCATCAAGTTGGCGCGACGGTATATGCACCATATTCGCCATGCCGACGCCCATGAAATCATCACCCTGGAAGGCTCCTTTCATGGCCGTACCCTTGCGACCCTAACGGCCACGGGGCAGGAAGGAAAAATTAAGGACGGTTTCGGCCCACTGCCGGAAGGATTCCGGACCATTCCCTTCAACGACGCTCAGGCGCTTCGCGATGCCATCTCCCCGGCTACCGCCGCCGTCATGGTCGAAGTCGTTCAGGGAGAAGGCGGTGTCCGTCCTCTGGCTCCGGAATTTTTGGAAACACTCAAGACCCTGCGAGAACATCAGAACTTCCTGCTTATCGTGGATGAAGTGCAGACGGGATTGTGCCGTACGGGACGGTTTTGGGCGCATCAAAAATTCAATTTGCGGCCCGATATCTTCACAACGGCCAAAGCGTTGGCAAACGGCCTGCCCATGGGAGCGGTCCTGGCTTCCGACGAGGTCGCTCGTGGGTTCGAACCCGGCAGCCATGCCACCACGTTCGGTGGGGGACCGGTGGTTGCCGCCGTTGCAAATGAAGTCGTAAAAATTATGCGGGAAGAACGTCTGGACGAACGGGCCAGGGAAGTGGGAGAATTGGCAGTGCATCATCTCAGCGATGTGGCTGACCGACATCCCGATTCTATTGTATCCATTCGTGGACAGGGACTGATGATCGGTGTGGAGTTGGCCTTTCCCGGTCAGGAAGTATGGAAGGCTCTGCTCGACAGGGGATTCATTCTGAACCTGACACAGGGCAATGTCTTGCGCCTGCTTCCGCCCTTGATCATCGAAGAACAGGACTTGGCGCTTTTTGCCTCAGCGCTTGATGATGTTCTGAACGCTTTGTAG
- the dut gene encoding dUTP diphosphatase yields MTQDFTTPIDVKIHFTHPVWQKQELAYGTIHSAGLDLRACFDESEKHLAPGERLAISTGIRMEISEPGWAGFIFSRSGLGTKQGLTVSQGVGVIDPDYRGEIIVSLLNTSGERRVVARGQRIAQLVLLPVRQARILPVDELSDTDRGAGGFGHTGTF; encoded by the coding sequence ATGACCCAGGATTTCACGACCCCAATAGACGTCAAAATTCATTTTACCCACCCTGTCTGGCAGAAACAAGAACTCGCTTACGGAACAATCCATTCCGCCGGACTTGATCTGCGAGCCTGTTTCGACGAGTCCGAAAAACACCTTGCCCCGGGGGAACGCCTGGCCATCAGCACGGGAATCCGCATGGAAATTTCAGAACCGGGTTGGGCCGGATTTATTTTTTCCAGAAGCGGACTCGGCACTAAGCAGGGACTCACCGTAAGCCAGGGAGTCGGTGTTATTGATCCCGATTACCGTGGCGAAATCATCGTCTCCCTCCTGAACACCTCCGGGGAGCGACGAGTTGTGGCGCGCGGACAACGCATCGCTCAACTGGTGCTGCTGCCCGTGCGCCAAGCCCGCATCCTGCCCGTGGACGAACTTTCGGACACGGACCGTGGTGCGGGTGGATTCGGTCATACCGGTACCTTCTGA
- the glgP gene encoding alpha-glucan family phosphorylase: protein MRPLKTFSAVPRLPDSLFGLWELAYNCWFAWNSEISSLFATMHPSLWEECRENPVIFLHRLPQKILVELSEDDFFLQRLQEALASLRHYVSKAGNSTSLPDMDDARPAVTYFSLEYGIATCLPIYSGGLGILAGDHLKSASDLNLPLNGVGLCYREGYFRQYMTPDGWQQERYPDYDFEELPLQPVKDEKGNRITVDVDLAGQRLLAQAWLCRVGRISLYLLDANIPENPPELRAITSRLYGGDLEMRLCQEMLLGVGGVRLMHRLGLPPTVVHMNEGHSAFAALERIRIFMREHGLSFEAAQEMAASTSVFTTHTPVPAGNDRFPPELMARYFEPYARDMGLSFKVFLALGREDPRNDQEAFCMTVLALRLSRFNNGVSRLHGKVSRKMWKRVWPQFPVEDVPIGAITNGVHMPTWVAPDMALVYDRYLGSNWREDPDCTRVWNNADTIPDAELWRTHERMRERLVDFVRKRLRRQLLEKGARARELQAADEVLDPRALTIGFARRFATYKRANILLLDEERLLRLLSNRQRPVQFIFAGKAHPADNDGKRLIQKLIELCRRKETRYSLVFLEDYDMKIAMHMVQGCDVWLNTPRRPLEACGTSGMKAMANGVLQLSTLDGWWDEAFQPDNSVGFSIGMGEEYEDHAYQDFVESQTLYTVLESDVVPDFYDRGHGNLPRSWIHKMKKGIGELGPFFNAHRMVEDYAEHAYSPAYNSGVALARDAFGPAKELASWRMNLMTQWGGLAIRNVRAEATERVYVGEPITVWAEVQLNGVSPADVRVEAYHGLLDKDGEFSFRKTTEMYENQGMDDGWRLYRCEIQPRDPGRFGFTVRIMPSHPLLPDPHSLGLIRWA, encoded by the coding sequence ATGCGTCCGTTGAAAACATTTAGTGCCGTACCCCGACTTCCCGACTCCCTTTTCGGCCTTTGGGAGTTGGCGTATAATTGCTGGTTTGCCTGGAATAGTGAAATATCATCTCTTTTCGCCACCATGCATCCTTCCCTGTGGGAAGAATGCCGTGAAAATCCCGTCATTTTCCTCCACCGTCTGCCCCAGAAGATATTGGTGGAATTGAGCGAAGATGACTTTTTTCTTCAGCGTCTCCAGGAGGCGTTGGCCTCTCTCCGCCACTACGTCAGCAAGGCGGGCAACAGCACCAGTTTGCCCGACATGGACGATGCGCGTCCGGCCGTGACGTATTTTAGTCTGGAATATGGTATTGCCACATGCCTGCCCATCTATTCCGGCGGGTTGGGCATTTTAGCGGGCGACCATCTGAAGTCCGCATCGGATCTGAACCTGCCCCTGAACGGGGTGGGTCTCTGCTATAGGGAAGGATATTTCCGGCAGTATATGACGCCGGACGGCTGGCAACAGGAGCGATATCCAGATTATGATTTTGAGGAGTTGCCGCTTCAGCCGGTAAAGGACGAGAAAGGGAATCGAATCACCGTGGATGTGGATCTGGCTGGTCAACGTCTGCTCGCCCAGGCATGGCTTTGTCGGGTCGGGCGTATCTCCCTTTACCTGCTGGATGCCAATATCCCTGAGAATCCGCCGGAGCTTCGGGCCATAACCTCCAGACTCTACGGCGGAGATCTTGAAATGCGCCTGTGTCAGGAGATGTTGCTTGGTGTTGGCGGAGTTCGTCTTATGCATCGGCTTGGCCTGCCGCCGACCGTCGTCCATATGAACGAAGGACACTCCGCGTTCGCAGCTCTCGAACGGATTCGTATTTTTATGCGGGAACATGGTCTCAGCTTTGAAGCCGCGCAGGAAATGGCCGCTTCCACAAGCGTATTCACCACACATACTCCGGTTCCGGCAGGGAACGACCGCTTCCCACCGGAGCTTATGGCCCGCTATTTTGAGCCGTACGCCCGGGACATGGGACTGTCATTCAAAGTGTTTTTGGCACTTGGGAGAGAGGATCCCCGCAACGACCAGGAAGCGTTTTGTATGACGGTGCTGGCGTTGCGGCTTTCACGGTTCAACAACGGAGTCAGCCGGCTGCACGGCAAGGTCTCCCGCAAGATGTGGAAACGAGTCTGGCCTCAATTTCCAGTGGAGGATGTTCCCATCGGGGCCATAACGAACGGTGTGCATATGCCGACCTGGGTGGCCCCAGATATGGCCCTCGTTTATGACCGATATCTTGGTTCCAATTGGCGAGAAGATCCGGACTGTACACGCGTATGGAACAATGCGGATACCATTCCTGATGCTGAGTTGTGGCGCACGCACGAGCGAATGCGGGAGCGCTTGGTGGACTTCGTTCGCAAACGTCTGCGTCGGCAGCTTCTGGAAAAAGGAGCCAGAGCCAGGGAATTGCAGGCCGCTGATGAGGTGTTGGATCCTCGTGCTCTGACCATCGGGTTTGCCCGGCGTTTTGCTACATATAAAAGAGCCAACATTTTGCTTTTGGACGAGGAGCGGTTGTTGCGGCTTCTGTCAAACCGTCAACGTCCCGTACAGTTTATTTTTGCGGGCAAGGCCCACCCAGCCGACAACGACGGAAAACGACTCATTCAAAAGCTCATTGAATTATGCCGTCGGAAAGAAACCAGATACTCCCTGGTGTTTTTAGAAGATTACGACATGAAAATCGCCATGCACATGGTCCAGGGGTGCGATGTTTGGCTGAACACGCCGCGCCGCCCTTTGGAGGCCTGCGGCACGAGCGGGATGAAGGCCATGGCCAATGGCGTGCTCCAGCTTTCCACATTGGACGGCTGGTGGGATGAGGCTTTTCAGCCCGACAATTCGGTGGGCTTCTCCATCGGCATGGGAGAGGAATACGAGGACCACGCATATCAGGATTTCGTTGAAAGCCAGACACTGTACACGGTGTTGGAGAGTGATGTGGTTCCGGATTTCTATGATCGTGGTCATGGGAATCTGCCGCGAAGCTGGATCCATAAAATGAAAAAAGGCATCGGGGAACTGGGACCGTTTTTCAATGCGCACCGAATGGTCGAGGATTATGCCGAACATGCCTATTCTCCTGCGTATAACAGCGGGGTTGCCCTTGCGCGGGACGCGTTTGGACCAGCAAAAGAGTTGGCCTCCTGGCGCATGAATCTGATGACGCAGTGGGGCGGTCTGGCCATACGCAATGTGCGGGCCGAGGCCACGGAACGCGTTTATGTTGGAGAGCCGATTACGGTTTGGGCCGAAGTGCAACTCAATGGTGTCTCCCCGGCGGATGTGCGGGTGGAGGCATATCATGGATTGTTGGACAAGGACGGCGAGTTTTCGTTTCGAAAGACCACGGAAATGTACGAAAATCAGGGCATGGATGACGGCTGGCGGTTGTATCGTTGTGAAATTCAACCCAGGGATCCGGGGCGATTCGGTTTTACGGTCAGAATAATGCCCAGCCATCCACTTTTGCCTGATCCGCATAGCCTTGGCTTAATTCGGTGGGCGTGA
- a CDS encoding glutamate synthase-related protein: protein MLFQPINKNYHEFVIDRDKDRCINCKVCVRQCSYEAHYWDENRQKVMHDNSKCIGCHRCEALCPTAALTIRRNRSEFRPNANWRPVFLQNIYKQADTGGVLLAGMGSPVDIPVYWDRLLLDASQVTNPSIDPLREPMELRTFLGAKPDKVELGNDAEGKPVLKTKLAPQIKLDTPIMFAAMSFGAINFNLHRAMARAATELKTAYNTGEGGLHRSLFKYGQHTIVQVASGRFGVHRDYLNAGCGIEIKIGQGAKPGIGGHLPGEKINDKVSETRMIPIGSDAISPAPHHDIYSIEDLLQLIFALKEASEYKVPVSVKIAAVHNVAAIASGVVRAGADIITVDGMRGGTGAAPAMIRDNVGIPIELALASVDQRLRDEGIRHKASVVAAGGIRCSADVVKAIALGADAVYIGTATLLSVGCTLCGRCYTGKCPWGIATNDPRLSKRQNPDVASGKLVNLVQAWSHEIQEMLGGMGLNSIESLRGNRDKLRGVGLSETELDILGVKHAGR, encoded by the coding sequence GTGCTGTTTCAGCCGATCAACAAAAATTATCATGAATTCGTCATCGACAGGGACAAGGATCGTTGCATCAATTGCAAGGTCTGTGTCCGGCAATGTTCCTACGAGGCGCATTATTGGGATGAAAACCGGCAAAAGGTCATGCACGACAACAGCAAATGCATCGGTTGCCATCGCTGCGAAGCGCTTTGTCCCACTGCGGCCTTGACCATCCGCCGGAACCGTTCTGAATTTCGCCCCAACGCCAACTGGCGACCAGTGTTTTTGCAAAACATTTACAAACAGGCCGACACCGGTGGCGTGCTTCTGGCAGGCATGGGAAGTCCCGTGGATATCCCTGTCTACTGGGATCGGCTGTTGTTGGATGCCAGCCAGGTGACCAACCCTTCCATCGACCCGCTGCGCGAGCCAATGGAGCTGCGTACGTTTCTTGGTGCCAAGCCTGACAAAGTGGAACTGGGCAACGATGCCGAAGGCAAGCCGGTTTTGAAAACCAAGCTGGCTCCCCAGATCAAGCTGGACACCCCCATCATGTTTGCGGCCATGAGCTTCGGCGCCATCAATTTCAATTTGCATCGGGCCATGGCTCGGGCCGCCACGGAATTAAAGACTGCCTACAATACCGGAGAAGGCGGACTGCATCGTTCTCTTTTCAAGTATGGTCAGCACACCATCGTGCAGGTTGCTTCGGGACGTTTTGGTGTTCACCGGGATTATCTCAACGCCGGATGCGGCATTGAAATCAAGATCGGCCAGGGAGCCAAACCGGGTATCGGTGGCCATCTGCCGGGCGAAAAGATCAACGATAAGGTCTCTGAAACGCGCATGATTCCCATTGGATCGGATGCGATCAGCCCGGCACCACACCACGACATTTATTCCATTGAGGATTTGCTCCAGCTTATTTTTGCGCTCAAGGAGGCCAGCGAATACAAGGTTCCGGTTTCCGTGAAGATTGCAGCCGTGCACAATGTCGCGGCCATTGCGTCGGGAGTTGTCCGCGCCGGAGCCGACATCATCACCGTGGATGGCATGCGAGGCGGCACCGGTGCCGCTCCCGCCATGATTCGAGATAATGTAGGCATCCCCATTGAATTGGCACTGGCCTCGGTGGATCAACGCCTACGGGACGAAGGTATCCGACACAAAGCCTCCGTGGTGGCGGCTGGTGGTATCCGTTGCTCTGCGGACGTGGTCAAGGCCATCGCTCTTGGAGCCGACGCTGTATACATCGGAACAGCCACCCTGCTTTCTGTGGGGTGTACATTATGCGGTCGTTGTTACACAGGGAAGTGTCCTTGGGGCATCGCAACCAACGACCCGCGACTTTCCAAACGCCAGAATCCCGATGTAGCCTCCGGCAAGCTGGTAAATCTGGTACAGGCCTGGAGTCATGAAATTCAGGAGATGCTGGGCGGCATGGGACTCAATTCCATCGAAAGCCTGCGTGGAAACCGTGACAAGCTTCGCGGGGTCGGCCTGAGTGAAACGGAACTGGACATCCTCGGCGTCAAGCACGCCGGAAGGTAG
- a CDS encoding 4Fe-4S dicluster domain-containing protein: protein MKRVYPNREYCIGCHLCELACITAHSKSGDLIIAYTEERPDDGLSPCKKIFQKGSECVAISCRHCDDPSCVAACISGALHKDPETGETVYDREKCVGCWSCLMACPYGAIRRHPAENKIVKCDLCHGREEGPACVQACPNQALKYEDRDD, encoded by the coding sequence ATGAAGCGCGTTTACCCGAACAGGGAATATTGTATCGGCTGCCATCTGTGTGAGCTGGCCTGCATCACGGCCCATTCCAAATCCGGCGATCTCATCATTGCGTATACTGAGGAACGTCCGGATGACGGGCTTTCCCCGTGCAAAAAAATATTCCAGAAGGGATCGGAGTGTGTGGCGATCAGCTGCCGGCATTGCGACGATCCCTCCTGCGTTGCCGCTTGCATTTCCGGGGCGTTGCACAAGGATCCGGAAACCGGCGAAACCGTTTACGACCGTGAAAAATGCGTGGGTTGCTGGTCTTGCCTTATGGCTTGCCCGTATGGGGCTATTCGCCGTCACCCCGCGGAAAATAAAATCGTGAAATGCGATTTGTGTCACGGCAGGGAAGAGGGACCGGCGTGTGTGCAGGCCTGTCCGAACCAGGCTTTGAAATACGAAGACCGCGACGACTAA
- a CDS encoding NAD(P)/FAD-dependent oxidoreductase: MKYVLIGNGVATIGAIEGIRKHDRESEIVAVGSEQSAPYGRPLISYLLAGKINREQLALRPEEFYRKNKVQLRLGTTVTGIDAKKKRISTDAGENIEYDRLLVATGGKPFTPPIPGGDGPDVYNFTNLDHAQTLIGMAKDVQKAVVVGGGLIGLKAAESLFDRGVEVSILELSPRILSLAFDANAARLAARRLDEVGLSVHCGVTAKQIDRDASGRVCGVRCTDGTYIPTEIVVIAIGVVPNTELAEAAGLNVDRGIVVDDLMRTSDADVFSAGDVAQARDLLHDENRVVPIWTNAYNQGYCAGKNMAEKETPYIGGLAMNSISFYGLPTISVGTVNPPDDDTGYEVEAMLDERKQAYRKLVFHENRLVGYVLVGDIDQAGLYTSFIKFQINITPEMRQGLAQGQPDVLMWPDRFFDDTWNPNWVDKD, translated from the coding sequence ATGAAATATGTACTCATTGGAAATGGCGTGGCCACCATTGGGGCCATCGAGGGAATCCGTAAGCATGATCGAGAATCCGAGATTGTTGCTGTCGGGAGCGAACAGTCCGCCCCCTACGGCCGGCCGCTGATCTCCTATCTCTTAGCCGGAAAAATTAATCGGGAACAGCTGGCGTTGCGACCGGAAGAATTCTACCGCAAAAATAAAGTGCAACTGCGCTTGGGCACCACTGTAACGGGCATTGACGCAAAGAAAAAACGGATTAGCACCGATGCCGGGGAAAACATTGAATATGATCGTCTGCTCGTTGCAACGGGCGGCAAGCCGTTCACTCCGCCTATCCCCGGTGGTGACGGACCGGATGTCTATAACTTCACCAATCTGGACCATGCGCAGACATTGATCGGCATGGCCAAGGACGTGCAAAAAGCCGTCGTTGTCGGCGGTGGACTTATCGGACTCAAGGCCGCGGAATCCTTGTTTGACAGAGGGGTCGAGGTTTCCATTCTGGAGTTGTCGCCACGTATTCTTTCGTTGGCGTTCGATGCCAATGCCGCCCGGCTTGCGGCGCGGCGCCTGGATGAAGTCGGCTTGTCCGTCCATTGCGGAGTCACGGCAAAACAGATCGATCGTGATGCATCGGGGCGCGTTTGCGGCGTAAGATGTACCGACGGTACGTATATTCCTACGGAAATTGTGGTGATTGCCATCGGTGTTGTTCCTAATACGGAGCTTGCTGAAGCTGCAGGACTCAACGTGGATCGCGGTATCGTGGTGGACGATCTGATGCGGACCAGTGATGCGGACGTTTTTTCCGCCGGAGACGTGGCCCAGGCCCGGGATCTGCTTCACGACGAAAACCGCGTTGTGCCGATTTGGACCAATGCCTACAATCAAGGCTACTGTGCGGGAAAAAATATGGCCGAGAAAGAAACGCCCTATATCGGCGGATTGGCCATGAACTCCATCAGTTTTTACGGGTTGCCCACGATTTCCGTTGGCACAGTGAATCCCCCCGACGATGACACAGGGTACGAAGTCGAGGCCATGCTCGACGAACGCAAGCAAGCCTACCGTAAGCTTGTGTTCCATGAGAATCGACTTGTGGGGTACGTGCTGGTGGGGGATATCGACCAGGCCGGGCTATACACGTCCTTCATCAAATTCCAGATCAACATTACTCCGGAGATGCGGCAGGGGCTGGCACAGGGGCAACCCGACGTGCTCATGTGGCCTGACCGTTTCTTTGACGATACCTGGAATCCCAACTGGGTCGACAAGGATTAG
- a CDS encoding class II glutamine amidotransferase — protein sequence MKAPERYYDFQKDISGCGVFGVIDTKRGLIPGQVPIDGMACMHDRGNGLGGGFAAYGIYPEHAEEYALHLMCDHKQALDKAREIIFAYFDVEHDEPIPTRQTPVITDPPTVWRFFATPRADCPQDCRGLPEEDYVVALVMKINTTVAGAYIFSSGKNMGAFKGVGYPEDIAEFFRVDEYSAYLWTAHNRFPTNTPGWWGGAHPFTLLDWSIVHNGEISSYGINRRWLCENDYLCTMMTDTEVVAYELDLLVRKHGLSRRMASKVFAPPFWDEIERMPKSEQDVYSALRMTYGSGMLNGPFAILVGNSKGLWGLNDRIKLRPLLVAEKGDQVFMSSEESAVRKVSPELDRVWMPKAGEPVIVDLEA from the coding sequence ATGAAAGCGCCAGAACGCTATTACGATTTTCAAAAGGATATTTCCGGTTGCGGGGTCTTCGGGGTCATCGACACCAAGCGTGGCTTGATCCCCGGACAGGTACCCATCGACGGCATGGCCTGCATGCATGACCGGGGAAACGGTCTTGGTGGTGGGTTCGCCGCTTACGGCATTTACCCGGAGCATGCGGAAGAATACGCGTTGCATCTCATGTGCGACCACAAACAAGCGCTTGATAAGGCGAGAGAAATAATTTTTGCCTATTTCGACGTCGAACATGATGAACCAATCCCGACCCGCCAAACACCGGTGATTACTGATCCACCCACTGTATGGCGATTTTTTGCCACTCCACGGGCCGACTGTCCCCAGGATTGCCGGGGGCTTCCCGAGGAGGACTACGTGGTTGCCCTGGTGATGAAAATTAATACCACGGTCGCAGGTGCCTATATTTTTTCCAGCGGAAAAAACATGGGAGCCTTCAAAGGCGTTGGCTACCCTGAAGACATTGCGGAATTCTTCCGTGTAGACGAATATTCCGCCTACCTGTGGACCGCCCACAACCGATTCCCGACGAACACGCCGGGCTGGTGGGGCGGAGCGCATCCCTTCACGCTTTTGGACTGGTCCATCGTGCACAACGGGGAAATCAGTTCCTACGGCATCAACCGGCGTTGGTTATGCGAAAACGACTATCTTTGCACCATGATGACCGACACCGAGGTCGTTGCCTATGAACTGGATCTGTTGGTGCGCAAACACGGGTTGTCCCGACGCATGGCAAGCAAGGTTTTTGCTCCGCCCTTTTGGGATGAAATTGAACGCATGCCCAAGTCCGAGCAGGATGTGTATTCCGCACTGCGCATGACCTATGGATCCGGAATGTTGAACGGACCATTCGCCATCCTGGTTGGCAACAGTAAAGGGTTATGGGGGCTCAACGACCGAATTAAATTGCGTCCGCTGCTGGTTGCGGAAAAAGGCGACCAGGTGTTCATGTCCAGCGAAGAGTCTGCTGTGCGAAAGGTGAGTCCTGAACTGGACAGAGTCTGGATGCCCAAGGCCGGGGAGCCGGTGATCGTCGATTTGGAGGCCTAA